The Mucilaginibacter yixingensis genome window below encodes:
- a CDS encoding glycosyl hydrolase, whose protein sequence is MMQKKIVLIAYVCLCCLTLRGSAQVRSGSPAKDDLKRVFEHPPESAKPWVFWYWMYGAVTREGITADLQALKQNGIEGAFLMPIKAPGAQPMIPNPIVQLSPQWWDIIKYTMQEADRIGVKLAMHDADGFALAGGPWITPEISMQKVVWSKKIIAGGKAFNDTLPTPAHYKNYYKDIEVLAYPSLTGEGVSSYDFHPKVTTSLAGTEVQSLGERGNRKSVSTSDACWFQLEFEKPFTSRSLIIHTSASNYQSERLEVQVSDDGQTFRSLGHLDPPRAGWQDGDSEITNDIPETTAKYYRFVYDKAGSEPGAEDLDFAKWKPMLKFCGIELMAQPHIHQYESKTGEAWRVSKHTTAQQLPDALCIPKDKIINITDKLGADGRLNWTAPAGNWTIIRIGHTSTGHMNATGGGGIGLECDKFSPEVATLQFNSWFGEAIKQAGPDLAKRVLKTLHIDSWECGSQNWSPIFAEEFKKRRGYDLMPYMPLFAGVPVQSASESEKVLADVRETIAELLVDKFYATMAKLAHEKGCDFTAESVAPTMVGDGMMHYKMADIPMGEFWYRSPTHDKPNDMADAISGGHIYGKNIIQAEAFTELRLMWDEHPGTLKAMADYNFTLGINRYVFHVSVHNPWLDRKPGMTLDGIGNFFQRDQTWWKPGKAWFEYITRCEALLQMGHPVTDIAVFSGEEIPRRAVLPNRLTTVLPGLVGEEAVKKEAARLANKGEPQISMVEDATHSANMEIAGQMIDPLRGYAYDSFNKDALLNLMKAQNGRVVLPGGASYGVLVIPGPTALDPNGKLSVASQNKINELEKGGVKVIYGQHPYQKATFDDWKISRDFIATENSQPAKGVAWIHRAGADFDLYFISNQQAEKRTLNLSLRATGRAVELWDAVTGEIATANGWKVNASRTELPLALDANGSIFIILRKNAPATIAKAKTGEAKTVQTLGDKWQVKFNPAFGGPKEEVTLNTTDDWSKQADAGIKNYSGTAIYSQSFNWKPSASKEIWIDFGKVNNLAEVYVNGVNCGVAWTYPYRVNITKALKAGKNDLKVEVTNTWANRVKADHDLPQAQQVTWTNARYYLENRKPLPAGLTQVVKLVGR, encoded by the coding sequence ATGATGCAAAAGAAAATCGTCCTTATAGCTTATGTATGCCTTTGCTGCCTAACGCTGCGGGGGAGCGCTCAGGTGCGGAGTGGTTCCCCTGCAAAGGATGACCTTAAACGTGTTTTTGAACATCCGCCCGAAAGCGCTAAGCCATGGGTGTTCTGGTACTGGATGTATGGCGCCGTAACCCGCGAAGGCATCACCGCCGATTTGCAGGCGCTAAAACAAAACGGTATTGAAGGCGCCTTTCTGATGCCTATCAAAGCGCCGGGTGCGCAACCGATGATACCCAACCCCATAGTGCAGCTGAGCCCGCAGTGGTGGGACATTATTAAATACACTATGCAGGAGGCCGACCGCATTGGCGTTAAACTGGCTATGCACGATGCCGATGGTTTCGCCCTGGCAGGTGGTCCGTGGATTACGCCGGAGATCTCGATGCAGAAGGTAGTGTGGAGCAAAAAGATTATCGCCGGAGGCAAAGCGTTTAACGATACGCTGCCAACCCCTGCGCATTATAAAAACTATTATAAAGATATTGAAGTGCTGGCCTACCCGTCGTTAACAGGCGAGGGGGTGAGCAGCTACGATTTTCATCCGAAGGTAACCACTAGCCTGGCTGGTACCGAAGTGCAGTCTTTAGGTGAGCGCGGTAACAGAAAGAGCGTGTCTACCTCTGATGCCTGCTGGTTCCAGTTAGAATTTGAGAAACCTTTTACCAGTCGTTCTTTGATCATCCATACTTCGGCCAGTAACTACCAATCAGAGCGATTGGAAGTGCAGGTGAGCGATGACGGTCAGACGTTCAGAAGCCTTGGTCACCTGGATCCGCCGCGTGCGGGCTGGCAGGATGGCGATTCGGAGATTACCAATGATATCCCGGAAACCACCGCCAAGTACTACCGCTTTGTATATGATAAAGCAGGCTCTGAGCCCGGTGCTGAAGATCTGGATTTTGCCAAATGGAAACCTATGTTGAAGTTTTGCGGCATTGAGTTGATGGCTCAGCCGCACATACATCAGTATGAAAGCAAAACCGGCGAAGCCTGGCGCGTAAGTAAGCATACCACTGCCCAGCAATTGCCGGACGCGTTGTGTATCCCGAAAGATAAGATCATCAATATAACCGATAAACTGGGAGCCGATGGTCGCCTGAACTGGACTGCACCTGCCGGTAACTGGACCATCATCCGCATCGGGCACACCTCAACCGGGCACATGAATGCCACAGGTGGTGGCGGTATTGGTTTGGAGTGCGATAAATTTAGTCCGGAAGTGGCTACCCTGCAATTCAACAGCTGGTTTGGCGAGGCCATTAAACAAGCCGGACCGGACCTGGCTAAACGTGTTTTAAAAACCCTGCATATTGATAGCTGGGAGTGTGGCAGCCAGAACTGGTCGCCAATTTTTGCAGAGGAGTTTAAAAAACGCCGTGGCTATGACCTGATGCCTTACATGCCGCTATTTGCCGGTGTGCCGGTACAGAGCGCCAGCGAATCTGAAAAAGTACTGGCCGATGTGCGCGAAACCATTGCCGAACTGCTGGTAGACAAGTTCTACGCCACCATGGCCAAACTGGCACATGAAAAAGGTTGTGATTTTACGGCCGAAAGCGTTGCCCCAACCATGGTTGGCGACGGTATGATGCACTACAAAATGGCCGATATACCGATGGGCGAGTTCTGGTACCGGAGCCCTACGCATGATAAACCAAATGATATGGCCGACGCCATTTCTGGCGGACACATCTACGGTAAGAATATCATCCAGGCAGAAGCATTTACAGAACTGCGCCTGATGTGGGACGAGCACCCCGGCACACTTAAAGCCATGGCCGATTATAATTTTACCCTCGGTATCAACCGTTATGTGTTTCACGTAAGTGTGCATAACCCCTGGCTGGACAGAAAGCCGGGTATGACGCTGGACGGTATCGGTAACTTCTTCCAGCGCGACCAAACCTGGTGGAAACCCGGCAAAGCCTGGTTTGAATACATTACCCGTTGCGAGGCACTGTTGCAAATGGGCCACCCTGTTACAGATATAGCTGTGTTTAGCGGCGAAGAAATACCGCGCCGTGCCGTATTGCCAAACAGGTTAACCACGGTGTTACCTGGCCTGGTAGGCGAAGAAGCCGTGAAAAAAGAAGCCGCCCGCCTGGCTAACAAAGGCGAGCCGCAGATCAGCATGGTAGAAGATGCCACCCACTCGGCCAATATGGAAATTGCCGGACAGATGATTGATCCACTTCGCGGCTATGCTTATGATTCGTTTAATAAAGACGCATTGTTGAACCTGATGAAGGCGCAAAACGGCCGCGTGGTATTGCCCGGTGGCGCCAGTTATGGTGTACTGGTTATTCCCGGACCTACGGCGCTTGACCCGAATGGCAAACTATCAGTAGCAAGCCAGAATAAAATCAATGAGCTGGAAAAGGGAGGCGTTAAGGTAATCTATGGTCAGCACCCCTACCAAAAAGCTACGTTTGATGACTGGAAGATCAGTCGCGATTTCATTGCCACAGAGAACAGCCAGCCTGCTAAAGGCGTTGCCTGGATACACCGTGCTGGCGCCGATTTCGATCTGTACTTCATCTCTAATCAACAGGCTGAAAAGAGGACTTTAAACCTTTCGCTGCGCGCGACAGGTAGAGCAGTGGAGTTGTGGGATGCGGTGACCGGTGAGATTGCTACTGCCAATGGCTGGAAAGTGAATGCTAGTCGCACGGAGTTGCCACTCGCGCTGGACGCCAATGGATCTATCTTTATCATCTTGCGTAAAAACGCGCCTGCAACCATCGCGAAAGCAAAAACAGGGGAAGCGAAAACCGTGCAAACACTTGGCGATAAATGGCAGGTGAAATTTAACCCAGCCTTCGGCGGACCGAAAGAGGAGGTGACTTTGAATACTACAGATGATTGGTCTAAACAAGCTGATGCGGGTATCAAAAATTATTCAGGCACCGCCATATACTCGCAAAGCTTCAACTGGAAACCATCGGCCTCAAAAGAGATCTGGATTGATTTTGGCAAAGTGAATAACCTGGCCGAGGTATATGTAAATGGTGTAAACTGCGGCGTAGCGTGGACCTACCCGTACCGCGTTAACATTACCAAAGCGCTGAAAGCCGGTAAAAACGATCTGAAAGTTGAAGTGACCAACACCTGGGCCAACCGTGTCAAAGCAGATCATGATTTGCCGCAGGCCCAGCAGGTAACCTGGACTAATGCGCGCTATTATTTAGAGAACCGCAAGCCGTTGCCTGCAGGTTTAACGCAGGTGGTGAAGCTGGTGGGACGGTAG